The Chryseobacterium sp. G0186 genome includes the window TATCTGAAAAAGAGCAGCCTGATGAATTAATAAATATTCCAACAAATGAACAGGCTCAGGATGGTCATATAGTTTCTGTTCTATTGGGACAAACAAATGAATTTGCTCGAGATGAATTTAGCAAAGCACTTACGAGATGTCATAATATAATTAGAAATAATGACAAATTATCGCCAGAGGCGGCATTTGATGAAATAAGTAAAATATTATTTGTCAAAACGTTATATGAAAGGTCGAATAATGAAGGTAATATATTTAGCAAAAAAACATATTTAGATTTAAAACAAAATTTTACAGAATTACCTGTAAATAAAAATTTACCATTTTATCAAGAACTTTTTGAAAAAGTAAAAAAAGAATTAATTGACGACGATCTCTTCGAGTCAAACGAAATAATTCGTATTAGAGAAAACAGCTTTGAGGCTATTGTAAAAGAATTGGAAACTTATAACCTTTCCACAACTTCTGATGACGTAAAAGGAATTGCTTTTGAACAGTTTTTAGGTAAAACATTCAGGGGAGAACTAGGCCAATTCTTCACGCCAAGAACGATTGTGGATTTTATGGTTGAGGTTCTCGACCCCCAAGAAAACGAAGTGATTTGTGATCCTTGCTGTGGTTCGGGAGGTTTCCTAATTAAAGCTTTTGAATATGTTAGAGAAAAAATTGAGAATGAAATTCATTTAGCAAAAGAAAAAATAAAGAAGGAGTTCTATGATGCGAAGTATGAAAAACTAACAGAAAAAAAGAAAATAGAAGTTGATGAACAAGTCAACAAACTTTTTACCAAGCTGAATGCAGAATTAGATGTTAATAACCCCAAAAGCAGAATCAGAGAATTGAGTTATGACTGTATTTTTGGAACAGATGCTAACCCAAGAATGAGCCGGACTGCAAAAATGAATATGATTATGCACGGAGATGGACACGGCGGCGTACATCATAATGACGGTTTACTAAATGTAAACGGAATTTTTGAAAATAGATTTGATATTATTCTGACTAATCCACCTTTTGGAAGTCGAGTTGAGAAATCTCTTAAAATAACGGAGGCGGATAAATATACAGATGCATATAGAATTGCAAAGTATCGCGAAAGATATGGCAAGGCTTATGATGAAGCCTTAAAACAAATCAATGACAATATAGACAAGCCATTATTGGATTTGTACGATACAGGAAGTATGAGTACGCTCACAGAAGTATTATTTATTGAGCGTTGCCTAAACTTGTTAAAAGCAGGTGGACGAATGGGAATTGTATTACCCGAAGGTGTATTAAATAATACCAATTTGCAAAGAATTAGAGATTACATTGAAAGCAGAGCTAAAATTTTGTTTATAGTATCTATTCCGCAAGATGTATTTATAGCAAGTGGAGCAACCGTAAAACCAAGTTTACTTTTCTTTAAAAAGTTTACCGAAGAAGAAGCTGAACAGTACCAAAACATTACTGCAAAAGCCAAAAAAGAAATTACAAAAAACTATGAGTCGAAAACAAAGCCAATTCTTGCCAAGCTGGAATTAAAAGGTAAAGAAGGACTTAATACAGAAGAAAAAAAGAAATTACGTAAAGAATTAAAACAAATTAGTGAAAGCATTACATTAGCAATAAAAGCACAGGTTAAAAAACAATTTAACTATCAAATTCCGATTGCTGAAATTGAAAAAGCTGGTATTAGTACTACAGGTGGACAAATTGAAAATGAATTAGAGCCTTTAGCAACTGAATTTAAAATATATAAAGAACAAAATCAACTTTGGACAAACTATTTAAAAGAGATCAAATACCAAATAACCGGTGAAGAAATTTGTCGAGTAAATATTATTGATGGAATTGTTTCAAAGCAAGAAGTTTTTTATGCTAAAACAAATAATTAATGCAAGTAGAGGAAAAAACATATTTAAATCATATAGACTTTCTTCAATTAGACAATTGGAGTGTTTCAGGTTTGCTTGATGCTACTTTTAATTATTCTAAGCAATTTCCATTATCGCGAATCGGAGATTTTTTGATAAAGAATAGAAATGTTATCAATATTAAGGATGACATAACTTATAAACGGGTAACTGTCAGAATCAATAATAATGGTGTGTTTTTAAGGGATATGGAAAAGGGGATAAATATTGGGACAAAAAGGCAATATTTAGCAAAATCAGGACAGTTTATTGTTTCTAAAATTGATGCACGGAATGGAGCTTTTGGTATAATTCCGGATGAGCTTAACGATGCAATAGTTACTAATGATTTTCCATTATATGATGTTGATGCCAAGAAGATAAATCCTCGATTTTTACTGTTAATAACGACAACAAAAGAGTTCATAGGATTTGCTCAAAGTTGTAGTAGCGGAACTACAAATAGGCAAAGAATGGATATTGATATGTTCTTAAATCAAAGAATTCCATTACCAAATATCGAAGAACAGGGAAAAATTGTAAAAAATTATTATAATAAAATCAAGGAAGCTGAAAAACTCATTCAGCAAACTAATGATTTAGAAAGTGAGATTGAAAGATATTTGTTTGAGAAATTGGAAATAGAAATCAATGCCAATGTAGCTAAAAACAGATTACTTCAATTTGTGAATTTTGACAAGACAGACCGTTGGGACACTTTATTCTTATTAGGTGAAATTCCTACTATAAAATCAAAATACGAACAAGTAACATTTTCAGAAGTTATCAAATATTTTAATAAAGATAGTAATCACAGAAGCATTCGCATTGATAGTTCTAAATTTTCTAATGATGAGTTTCGATATATTGGAATGGAACATATTGAGAAGGAAACAGGAGTTCTTTTAGATATGCCAATTGTAAAAGGAAAAGAAATTAAGAGTCAAACTATTAGAGTTCCCAAAGATTTTTTCGTTTATGGTAAACTTAGACCGTACTTGAATAAATATTGGGTAAATGAGACAGAATTTGATAATATAATTTGTTCGTCAGAATTTTTTGTTTTTGATATTAATGATAGTTTGAATAAACTATATTTCAAAAGTATTTTATCATCTAAGATTGTTCAAAACCAAATTACAGACAAAACAAGTGGTGCAAGGATGCCTAGAATTAATGAAGATATTTTTTTTAATTTAAAATTTCCATTACCGCCAATCGAAATTCAAGACACAATAGCATCAAAAATTTCCATTATAAAAAGGAAAATACAGATTTCTAAAGCACAAGCCAAACAGCTAAAATACCAAGCCGAAGAAGAATTCGAGCAAACAATATTTCGATAAACTATGAAGATAACCAAACTCCATATATACAATTACAAAAATCTAAATGTCGAATTAACCAATACTTCGAGCATCATTGCTTTGATAGGCAACAACGGCAGTGGGAAAAGTAACATATTAGAGGCGATTAGTACTATTTTCTTTCATCTGTTCCAGAAAAAAGAGAAAGATATCCCTTTCAATTTTCTGATCGAATATAAATTCGGAGGAAATCAAACAGTTTGCATCGAAAAGAAAAATTCAACTATACATTTTAAAGTTGATAATAATCCACGTGCAGATATTCAGCAGTTCTTACCGAAACAAATTGTTGCACTATATAGTGGTGAAGAAAACAGGTTATGGAAAAAATCGTATGAACCACTATACATGGCATATGTAAACAATATTAATAAGTCTGAAACAAGTGGCTTGGGAGAGTATAATATTGTTCCTAAAATGCTTTACATCAACAAGTTTTACTGGCATATTTCATTACTCTGCCTATTAATTTCTGATGCAACCGATACCAAAACGTTTTGCGAACAGACGCTCGGTATTAATAAAATCAACTCCATAAAATTTGATTTTAAAACGGCTAATTATGCTAATTACACTAATAGTTCTGTTAAAACTTTTATCAATTTAATAGACAAAAAAAGTGAATATAGTATTGATGAATTGAAAAAAATCATTTCAGAATGTCCCTTCCCACTTGATGAGGTTTACAAATACCTTTACCTTGCATTTACTCCCGACAAAAAGAAAATGCTGGAAAATATTACTATTAAATATAATGATAACAATTTAGATATTGAGGATTTTAGCGAGGGAGAAAAGAAAATGTTATTAATCAAAGCTGCATTGGAATTCGCAGGCTTGGAAGATAGTTTATTCTTATTAGATGAACCTGATGCCCATATACATTTAAATAACAAAATTCAAATTAAGAATGTATTCAAAGAATACTTAGATACAAGACAGGTAATATTGACAACACATTCTCCTACATTAACAGATACATTAGATGAAGAAAGTCTTTTTATGTTGAATACAGGCAATTTGGTACATCATAAAAAACAAG containing:
- a CDS encoding N-6 DNA methylase → MRVEIKGNKIKAPLKGNDVWIPITPEEEIRQKYICRLVNIYGFTTRQMTQDYDYSKLTDKKIKTDILVWKNEISLQNNEKPLIFIECKSDSIIIRPEDYFKGIEISKQIGADFFVATNSKQTKIYSKVFKISEKEQPDELINIPTNEQAQDGHIVSVLLGQTNEFARDEFSKALTRCHNIIRNNDKLSPEAAFDEISKILFVKTLYERSNNEGNIFSKKTYLDLKQNFTELPVNKNLPFYQELFEKVKKELIDDDLFESNEIIRIRENSFEAIVKELETYNLSTTSDDVKGIAFEQFLGKTFRGELGQFFTPRTIVDFMVEVLDPQENEVICDPCCGSGGFLIKAFEYVREKIENEIHLAKEKIKKEFYDAKYEKLTEKKKIEVDEQVNKLFTKLNAELDVNNPKSRIRELSYDCIFGTDANPRMSRTAKMNMIMHGDGHGGVHHNDGLLNVNGIFENRFDIILTNPPFGSRVEKSLKITEADKYTDAYRIAKYRERYGKAYDEALKQINDNIDKPLLDLYDTGSMSTLTEVLFIERCLNLLKAGGRMGIVLPEGVLNNTNLQRIRDYIESRAKILFIVSIPQDVFIASGATVKPSLLFFKKFTEEEAEQYQNITAKAKKEITKNYESKTKPILAKLELKGKEGLNTEEKKKLRKELKQISESITLAIKAQVKKQFNYQIPIAEIEKAGISTTGGQIENELEPLATEFKIYKEQNQLWTNYLKEIKYQITGEEICRVNIIDGIVSKQEVFYAKTNN
- a CDS encoding restriction endonuclease subunit S gives rise to the protein MQVEEKTYLNHIDFLQLDNWSVSGLLDATFNYSKQFPLSRIGDFLIKNRNVINIKDDITYKRVTVRINNNGVFLRDMEKGINIGTKRQYLAKSGQFIVSKIDARNGAFGIIPDELNDAIVTNDFPLYDVDAKKINPRFLLLITTTKEFIGFAQSCSSGTTNRQRMDIDMFLNQRIPLPNIEEQGKIVKNYYNKIKEAEKLIQQTNDLESEIERYLFEKLEIEINANVAKNRLLQFVNFDKTDRWDTLFLLGEIPTIKSKYEQVTFSEVIKYFNKDSNHRSIRIDSSKFSNDEFRYIGMEHIEKETGVLLDMPIVKGKEIKSQTIRVPKDFFVYGKLRPYLNKYWVNETEFDNIICSSEFFVFDINDSLNKLYFKSILSSKIVQNQITDKTSGARMPRINEDIFFNLKFPLPPIEIQDTIASKISIIKRKIQISKAQAKQLKYQAEEEFEQTIFR
- a CDS encoding AAA family ATPase, which produces MKITKLHIYNYKNLNVELTNTSSIIALIGNNGSGKSNILEAISTIFFHLFQKKEKDIPFNFLIEYKFGGNQTVCIEKKNSTIHFKVDNNPRADIQQFLPKQIVALYSGEENRLWKKSYEPLYMAYVNNINKSETSGLGEYNIVPKMLYINKFYWHISLLCLLISDATDTKTFCEQTLGINKINSIKFDFKTANYANYTNSSVKTFINLIDKKSEYSIDELKKIISECPFPLDEVYKYLYLAFTPDKKKMLENITIKYNDNNLDIEDFSEGEKKMLLIKAALEFAGLEDSLFLLDEPDAHIHLNNKIQIKNVFKEYLDTRQVILTTHSPTLTDTLDEESLFMLNTGNLVHHKKQEILESVSGEFWNKFQQNAFIASKKPIILLVEGKHDKAHIHNAFEALKEDYQQLDFQCFILNGESKIQPFLSGLYESDFYTDKLYVGIYDNDGAGDKSFNNGFEKVKDNFKKLKESNGKENNSYFAIKLPKPNEITCDCTIETLYELERFEEAIQSATKSALGHLKNKSIDDIAKGIKEQAKNILSENSQTFNIEDFKNFRALFDLILEISNHRNSLIKGIKQEKSTQDVPETTKETSAGVEKYIEIYTDRRSTKVNGLYYNDKKVTIQNGSKLSIDVVDSYAQKTVRNKELKKIADLQENCWVLKEDKTFNSVSGAINYATGGNMNGWAHWIIKENKKPLETIREK